From a region of the Acidobacteriota bacterium genome:
- a CDS encoding DUF1295 domain-containing protein has product MTSLLGLAAAGVFLYMTAAFAIALLRKDNSIADIFWGPGFGLVAVLTAVAAEAGSPRQILVNLLVLVWGMRLALHIAVRNRKRGEDFRYAKWRRDWGRLFIPRTYLQVFLLQGVFLLIISFPVLVVNHRGAGPLTGLDIFAAALWLIGFFFEAVGDFQLLRFKRNPENKGRIMTQGLWSITRHPNYFGEAVMWWAIFLFAVQAPNGWISVIGPALITFLLMRVSGVVMLEKKYTGNPEYEVYVKSVNAFFPGFRRKP; this is encoded by the coding sequence ATGACGTCACTTCTCGGGCTCGCGGCCGCAGGCGTTTTTCTGTATATGACCGCGGCCTTTGCGATTGCGCTTCTCCGCAAGGACAATTCCATCGCCGACATCTTCTGGGGTCCGGGATTCGGGCTTGTCGCCGTCTTGACGGCGGTCGCCGCCGAGGCCGGATCGCCCCGCCAAATCCTGGTCAACCTGCTCGTTCTCGTCTGGGGAATGCGCCTGGCCCTGCATATCGCCGTCCGGAACCGAAAGCGGGGCGAGGATTTCCGCTATGCGAAATGGCGTCGCGACTGGGGACGGCTGTTCATCCCGCGCACCTATCTTCAGGTTTTTCTTCTTCAGGGCGTCTTTCTGCTGATCATCAGTTTTCCGGTTCTCGTCGTCAACCATCGGGGCGCCGGGCCTCTGACGGGGCTTGACATTTTCGCGGCGGCGCTCTGGCTGATCGGTTTCTTTTTTGAGGCCGTTGGGGATTTTCAGCTTCTGCGCTTCAAGAGGAATCCGGAAAACAAGGGCCGGATCATGACTCAGGGATTATGGAGCATCACGCGTCATCCGAACTACTTCGGCGAGGCCGTCATGTGGTGGGCGATCTTTCTCTTCGCCGTTCAGGCGCCCAACGGCTGGATCTCCGTCATCGGCCCGGCGCTCATCACTTTTCTTCTTATGCGCGTCTCCGGCGTCGTCATGCTTGAAAAGAAATACACCGGCAATCCCGAATACGAAGTTTACGTCAAATCCGTCAACGCCTTCTTCCCCGGCTTCCGCCGGAAACCATAA
- a CDS encoding family 16 glycoside hydrolase → MRICLMIFACAAICLAVMQAPPAGAKPQTAAGIPQDVSDAVRETDYDSVRIKSFPIAMQAWTFRKFTFFETLDRTKALGITRIQAYPGQKLEAGDSKTVFSHDMDEATRKRVKDALAERGMTLVAYGVVDIGTTEDNMRKVFDFARDMGIGIVVCEPREADFALIEKMVKATGVRIAIHNHPPPTPYAQPGTVLERVAERDARIGASADTGHWMRTGLDPVACLRLLEGRIIDVHLKDRSDFGIQGAVDVPFGDGRADIRRILAELTLQDYAGHLTIEYENEAEVENPEPAIRKGLEFLRGVTYYHGYEQILGRSGGRYNKHGWNHYGPGYFTLDPKTGVLESVDGMGLFWYSRRMFRDFVLDFEYKCARKDTNSGVFVRVPEVPTSDDYIYHSFEIQINDAGKGIHRTGAVYDAEAPTADAEKPTGEWNHMRIMLVGNRIQVELNGVAVLDWEAEPRGKVRDFADEGYIGLQNHDSISPVFFRNIFIKELRPD, encoded by the coding sequence ATGCGTATTTGTCTGATGATTTTTGCCTGCGCCGCAATCTGCCTGGCCGTCATGCAGGCCCCTCCGGCCGGTGCGAAACCCCAGACGGCGGCCGGAATCCCCCAGGATGTTTCCGATGCCGTCCGGGAGACGGATTACGATTCCGTGCGCATCAAGTCCTTCCCCATCGCCATGCAGGCCTGGACGTTTCGAAAGTTCACGTTTTTTGAAACGCTGGACAGGACGAAAGCCCTCGGCATCACCCGGATTCAGGCCTATCCGGGGCAAAAGCTGGAGGCCGGGGATTCCAAAACCGTGTTCAGCCATGACATGGACGAAGCGACGCGGAAGCGCGTCAAGGACGCTCTCGCCGAACGCGGCATGACGCTCGTCGCCTACGGCGTCGTGGACATCGGGACGACCGAAGACAACATGCGGAAAGTCTTCGATTTTGCCCGGGACATGGGCATCGGGATTGTCGTCTGCGAGCCGCGGGAGGCCGACTTTGCGCTCATCGAAAAGATGGTCAAGGCCACCGGCGTCCGGATTGCGATCCACAACCATCCTCCGCCAACGCCCTATGCGCAACCCGGGACCGTGCTGGAGCGGGTCGCGGAACGGGACGCCCGGATCGGCGCTTCGGCCGACACCGGCCACTGGATGCGCACGGGACTCGATCCCGTCGCCTGCCTCCGGCTTCTCGAAGGACGGATCATCGACGTCCATCTCAAGGACCGGAGCGATTTCGGAATCCAGGGAGCGGTCGACGTGCCGTTCGGCGACGGCCGCGCCGATATCAGGAGAATTCTGGCCGAACTGACGCTTCAGGATTATGCGGGCCACCTGACCATCGAATACGAAAACGAGGCCGAAGTCGAAAATCCCGAACCCGCGATCCGCAAGGGCCTGGAATTCCTCCGCGGCGTTACGTATTACCACGGCTACGAACAGATTCTCGGACGAAGCGGAGGCCGCTATAACAAGCACGGCTGGAATCATTACGGACCGGGATATTTCACGCTCGACCCAAAGACCGGCGTCCTCGAATCCGTCGACGGCATGGGGCTCTTCTGGTACAGCCGGCGCATGTTCCGGGATTTCGTTCTGGATTTCGAATACAAGTGCGCCCGTAAGGATACAAATTCCGGGGTTTTTGTGCGGGTGCCGGAAGTCCCAACAAGCGACGACTACATCTACCACTCCTTCGAAATCCAGATAAACGACGCCGGGAAGGGCATCCACCGCACGGGGGCGGTCTATGACGCCGAGGCCCCGACGGCGGATGCGGAAAAACCGACCGGCGAATGGAACCACATGAGGATTATGCTTGTCGGAAACCGGATCCAGGTCGAGCTCAACGGAGTCGCCGTCCTGGACTGGGAGGCCGAACCCCGGGGCAAGGTCCGCGATTTCGCCGATGAAGGCTATATCGGGCTTCAGAATCATGACAGCATCTCTCCCGTCTTTTTCCGGAATATCTTCATCAAGGAGTTGCGGCCGGATTGA
- a CDS encoding Gfo/Idh/MocA family oxidoreductase has protein sequence MKKKTLGIGFVGGGFITRFHIRSWVGVRDADVLGIVDPDMKRAEEAAALAKSLRVGEPRVHRSLTDMVADPAIDAIWIGSPNFTRLEVMEEIVHALEKGKGELVGICCEKPLGRNVAEARKMLELVQKAGLLDGYLENQVFAPAVVRGKEIVWARGANFCGRPYLARAAEEHSGPHMPWFWEGELQGGGVLNDMMCHSVEEARFMLTAPGAPRESLTPVKITAYATCLKWQDPKYAKILFDNSGGKTDYLTRPSEDFARALVEYKDADGRILVVETTTSWCYVGAGLRLSMELLGPEYSLSINTLDSGLKVFFSRGVQGDSGEDLVEKQNAEMGLMPVVGSEETEYGYIAENRHMVQSFLDGKRPEENFSDGLNVAELLMAAYMSAEQEKTLVYPPPGLDTFIPAVARGAWNPRKR, from the coding sequence ATGAAAAAGAAAACACTGGGCATCGGTTTTGTCGGAGGCGGCTTCATCACCCGCTTCCATATCCGGTCCTGGGTCGGCGTCCGCGACGCCGACGTCCTCGGCATCGTCGATCCGGACATGAAGCGGGCCGAAGAAGCGGCCGCGCTGGCCAAAAGCCTGAGGGTCGGCGAGCCCCGCGTCCACCGCAGCCTGACCGACATGGTGGCCGACCCGGCCATCGACGCCATCTGGATCGGCTCTCCCAACTTCACCCGGCTCGAAGTCATGGAGGAGATCGTCCATGCCCTGGAAAAAGGCAAGGGCGAGCTTGTCGGCATCTGTTGCGAAAAGCCCCTGGGCCGCAATGTCGCGGAAGCCCGGAAAATGCTCGAACTCGTCCAAAAAGCCGGGCTTCTCGACGGCTATCTCGAAAACCAGGTCTTCGCGCCGGCCGTCGTCCGGGGCAAGGAGATTGTCTGGGCGCGGGGGGCCAATTTCTGCGGCCGGCCTTATCTCGCCCGGGCCGCCGAGGAGCACAGCGGTCCCCACATGCCCTGGTTCTGGGAAGGCGAACTCCAGGGCGGCGGCGTTCTCAACGACATGATGTGCCACTCCGTCGAGGAAGCCCGGTTCATGCTCACGGCGCCGGGCGCACCCCGCGAGTCCCTGACGCCGGTTAAAATCACCGCCTACGCCACCTGTCTGAAATGGCAGGACCCGAAATACGCCAAGATCCTGTTCGACAATTCCGGCGGAAAAACGGATTACCTGACGCGGCCCTCAGAGGATTTCGCCCGGGCCCTCGTCGAGTACAAGGACGCGGACGGCCGGATCCTGGTCGTCGAGACCACGACATCCTGGTGTTATGTCGGGGCCGGGCTGAGGCTGTCCATGGAGCTTTTGGGGCCCGAATACTCGCTGTCCATCAACACCCTCGACTCCGGGCTCAAGGTGTTCTTCAGCCGGGGCGTCCAGGGCGATAGCGGCGAGGACCTCGTCGAAAAACAGAACGCCGAGATGGGCCTCATGCCCGTCGTCGGTTCCGAGGAGACCGAGTACGGCTATATCGCCGAGAACCGCCACATGGTTCAGAGCTTCCTCGACGGGAAGCGGCCCGAGGAGAATTTCAGCGACGGCCTGAACGTGGCCGAGCTTCTGATGGCCGCCTACATGAGCGCCGAGCAGGAAAAAACCCTGGTCTATCCGCCGCCGGGACTGGACACCTTCATCCCGGCCGTGGCTCGCGGGGCCTGGAATCCCCGGAAGCGCTGA
- a CDS encoding DegV family protein — translation MKIRYINGNRLFHAVLAGGNAVIEDRDYLNKINVFPVPDADTGTNLASTMRAIAEKAKAFPSVQPTMESIADAAIAGARGNSGLIFAQFLYGLSREMRDDIQLTTRAFGESVRKAARHAYKAMLKPVEGTMLTVIKEWADDVYDHCMHISDFSELLPRSLKAAEESLRRTPEKLAVLARAGVVDAGARGFFDFIQGVADFIGRGNLRALARFRKAIPDVDAAVPAHTSAEGLEQRWCAEALIAGENLDPDVIRNVAASFGESVIVAGSGTRVRIHCHTDRPAEMFYKIKDFGSVIDIKADDMLRQYEAAHQRLGDIALVTDSSCDLPQDVLDAHQVHVIPYHVVFGESLFLDKVTLTPEKFYEMLETSPVMPKSSQPTPKAVQDMLSFLTTHYASVVVWTISEKLSGLNAMFQTAAGEYPPGKVSVFNSRQLSASLGLIVLRTAEALRGGASTAEIEAAAPDWVKKTRIWVDVRTLEYMVRGGRVSPLKGLLAKVLNIKPIVTLDAEGKAAAAGKSFSRSGNMKKIVSLIGREADRGKVWKYGLVHARSRDRAEEYASRLRGRLGREPAYIVDISPVIGVHNGIGAVGIAMMMK, via the coding sequence ATGAAAATCCGTTATATCAACGGCAATCGGCTGTTTCATGCCGTTCTGGCAGGGGGAAACGCCGTTATCGAGGACCGGGACTATCTGAACAAAATCAACGTCTTTCCCGTTCCGGATGCGGATACGGGAACTAATCTGGCCTCGACCATGCGGGCCATCGCCGAAAAAGCCAAAGCCTTCCCTTCCGTTCAGCCGACCATGGAATCCATCGCCGACGCCGCGATCGCCGGCGCCCGGGGAAACTCCGGCCTGATTTTCGCCCAGTTCCTCTACGGCCTCAGCCGGGAGATGCGTGACGATATCCAGCTGACCACCCGGGCCTTCGGTGAATCCGTCAGGAAGGCGGCACGGCACGCCTACAAAGCGATGCTGAAACCCGTCGAAGGCACCATGCTGACCGTCATCAAGGAATGGGCCGATGACGTTTACGATCACTGCATGCACATTTCCGACTTCTCCGAATTGCTGCCCCGCTCCCTGAAAGCTGCCGAGGAATCGTTGAGGCGGACGCCTGAAAAGCTGGCCGTTCTGGCCCGGGCCGGTGTCGTCGATGCCGGAGCCCGGGGGTTCTTCGATTTTATCCAGGGAGTCGCGGATTTCATCGGCCGCGGCAACCTGCGGGCCCTGGCGCGCTTTCGGAAAGCGATTCCTGATGTCGATGCAGCGGTGCCGGCTCACACCTCAGCCGAGGGGCTGGAGCAGCGCTGGTGCGCCGAAGCCCTGATCGCCGGGGAAAACCTCGACCCCGACGTCATCCGGAATGTAGCGGCGTCTTTCGGAGAATCGGTCATCGTCGCCGGTTCCGGAACGCGCGTCCGGATTCACTGCCACACCGACCGTCCGGCCGAGATGTTCTACAAAATCAAGGATTTCGGATCCGTGATCGACATCAAGGCCGACGACATGCTTCGCCAGTACGAGGCCGCCCACCAGAGGCTCGGCGACATCGCCCTGGTGACGGATTCTTCGTGTGATCTTCCCCAGGACGTTCTGGACGCCCATCAGGTTCACGTCATCCCCTATCACGTCGTCTTCGGCGAGAGCCTGTTTCTGGATAAGGTCACCCTGACGCCGGAAAAGTTCTACGAGATGCTGGAGACCTCGCCGGTCATGCCGAAAAGCTCACAGCCGACGCCCAAGGCGGTCCAGGATATGCTCTCCTTCCTGACGACGCACTACGCCTCCGTCGTCGTCTGGACTATCTCCGAAAAACTGTCCGGACTGAACGCGATGTTTCAGACGGCGGCCGGGGAATATCCCCCCGGAAAGGTTTCCGTTTTCAATTCACGGCAGCTTTCGGCCTCCCTGGGTCTCATTGTCCTCAGGACCGCCGAAGCCCTGCGCGGAGGGGCAAGCACCGCTGAGATTGAAGCCGCAGCCCCGGACTGGGTCAAAAAGACGCGCATCTGGGTCGATGTCCGGACCCTGGAATACATGGTTCGCGGAGGGCGCGTCAGCCCGCTCAAGGGGCTTTTGGCCAAGGTTCTCAACATCAAGCCCATCGTCACCCTGGACGCCGAGGGGAAAGCCGCGGCCGCCGGCAAATCCTTCAGCCGAAGCGGCAACATGAAAAAGATCGTCTCGCTCATCGGTCGCGAAGCCGATCGCGGCAAAGTCTGGAAATACGGCCTGGTTCATGCCCGCAGCCGGGATCGAGCGGAGGAATATGCTTCGCGACTGAGAGGGCGTCTCGGTCGCGAACCGGCTTACATCGTCGACATCTCCCCCGTCATCGGCGTCCATAACGGCATCGGCGCCGTGGGCATCGCCATGATGATGAAATAG